The genomic interval ATAGACGACCACCTCGGGCGTTCCGAGCAGGGCCGTTTCGAGGGTCGCCGTCCCGGAGGTCACAACCGCCGCTTCGGCCGCGGCGATCGTCTCGTAGGTCTGGTCGCAGACGCAGCGGATGCCGCTTCCGGCCAGGTAGCGGTCGTAGAGCGCGCGTTCGAGCCACGGAACGCCCGTCACGACGAACTGGTATTCGGGAAAGCGTCCGGCGAGCCGCACCATGAGCGGCAGGTTGTCGCGGATTTCTCCCCGGCGGCTTCCGGCCACGAGGGCGACGATCGGACGGTCGTCCAGCGCGTGCTTCCGCCGGAACTCCGCGGGCGACGGCAGCGACGGCCGCCGCGCCTCGATGGCGTCCACGAGCGGGTTGCCTTCGAAGACGGGCCGGATGCCGTGGCGGGGGAAGTAGTCCCGCTCGAAGGGGAAGATGACGAACAGGCGATCTACGTATTCGCGGATCGCCTTCACGCGCCACTCGCGCCACGCCCACACCTTCGGGGCGATGTAGTAGAAGACCCGGATGCCGTGCTCCTTCGCCCAGCGGGCCATCTTCATGTTGAATCCCGGGTAGTCCACCGCGACGAGCACGTCGGGCCGCCATGCCGCCACGTCCTCCTGGCATTCGCGCATCTGGCGGCGGATCGTGCGGAGGTTCTTCAGCACCTGCACGATGCCGAAGAACGAGGTTTCGCGGTAGTGCTTGCGCAGGTTCTCCGCGCCGCCCGCCGCGGCCATGCGGTCGCCGCCCCAGAAGCGGAACTCCGCCGCGGGGTCGGCCTTTTTCAGCCCTTCGATCAGGTTTGCGCCGTGCAGGTCGCCCGAAGGCTCCCCGGCGATGAGGTAGTATTTCATCTTTCCGGTGTTTTGGGGGCCTCGTTCCGGTTTCCGTCGTCCAGCAGGTCGGGCCGCAGCCGTTCGGTGCGTTCCCACGCCTGTTCGTCCTGCCAGCGGGCGATCCGGGCGAAGTCGCCCGACAGCAGCACGTCGGGAACCCTCCATCCGCGGAATTCGGCGGGCCGCGTGTAAACGGGCGGCGCCAGCAGGTTGTCCTGGAACGAGTCGGTCAGAGCCGAAGCCTCGTCGCCGATGGCTCCGGGAATGAGCCGCACCACCGAGTCGGCGATGATGCAGGCGGCCAGCTCGCCGCCGGTCAGCACGTAGTCGCCGATCGAGATCTCGCGCGTTATGAGGTGCTCGCGGATGCGGTGGTCGATGCCCTTGTAATGGCCGCAGAGGATGACGATGTTCCCGAGCGTCGAGAGGCGGTTGGCTTCGTGCTGGTCGTAGCGGACGCCGTCGGGCGAGGTGTAGATGATCTCGTCGTAGGTACGCTCTTCCCGGAGCTTCTCGACCAGCTCGAACACCGGCTCGCACTTCATCACCATCCCCGCCTCGCCGCCGAACGGGTAGTCGTCGGTGGTCTTGCGGCGGTCATGGGCGTAGTCGTGCAGGTTGTGGACGACGATCTCGACGAGCCCCTTCTCCTGCGCCCGCTTGAGGATGGATTCGTTCAGCGGCGAGGCGAGCAGGTCGGGAACGGAGGATATGATGTCTATTCGCATCGTTGTCGGACGTTTTGGGTGTTACTCTTTCTTGTTTTTCTGTTGCAGCAGGTTGATGAACGACGAGCTGATGATACCGGTCGGGATGGCGATCATGGCGATTCCGATCAGACTGATGAGGCTGCTCAGGAGTTTCCCCAGCGGGGTGATCGGGTAGATGTCGCCGTAGCCGACCGTGGTGAATGCCACGATGGACCACCACAGGCCGTCGCCGATATTGGCGAACGCTTCGGGCTGGGCGTTGCGTTCGATGTAGTACATGAGGATCGCCGAGAAGCAGACCATGATGCCGCAGGCGGTATAGGCCGTGACGAGTTCCTCGCGTACGGCCGAAAGGACCTCCCCGATGAACCGGAACGAGCGCGAGTGGCGGATGAGCTTGAAGACGATGAAGATGTATGCCAGCGTGATGATGTGGACCGAGGGGGTGTCCTTGAAAAGATAGACCAGCAGGAAGGGCAGCACGGCCACGAAGTCCACCGCGCCGTAGAACGAGAAGAGGTAGCGGACCCGCGCCCGGAACGGGCTTCTGCCGGGGTAGCGGGCCGGAGCCGCGACGATGCGCAGCACGTATTCGACCAGGAAGACGAACGATGCGAGGTAATTGATCCCGAAGAGCAGGTGGCGGTAGGGGCGCATCGTTTCGAACGAACTGCCGATGACCGCCGCGATGGAGGCCACGATGAAGAACATTACCGTGTAGTGGAACGGTTTGCCCGTCAGGATGCGCTGGAGCCGGTCGTACTGGTGCATGTCGGTCGTGTTTGTCGTTACCGGTCCTCGGGGCGTTCCGCGCCGGGCCGGAAGATGATGTCCTTCGTGCTTCCGGGGCTCAGGGGAATCTCGCGGCCGCGGTCGAGCGTGTAGCCCGCATAGCCCAGCCGGGTGAAAAGGCGGACGATCCGCGGCCGGTTTTCGCCGCCCGTCTCGATGAGCACCGTGGGGCGGAAGCGTTCGAGCAGCGGCCGCATCTCCTCCATGACCACCGCCTCGTACCCCTCGATGTCGCACTTGATGAAGTCCAGGCGCGGCAGGCGGGCGAACAGCTCGCTGCCGCGGCGCATTTCGGCCGTGAATTCCACGTCGCTCCGTCCGCCGCCCTCGTTCACGAAATTCCGGCCCGTGCCGAAGTAGCCGTTTTCGCGTGCCGAGTCGTTGCCCATGCGGACCGGACCGGCGGCCGCCCCGAGCGCGAAGGGGAGGATCTCCGTGTTGCCGCACCGGCGGAGGTTGCGGCTCAGCACCTTGCGGATCGGGGCTACGGGTTCCACGGCATAGACGCGGCCTGCGGGGCCTGCGAGGCGGGAGATCGTCCGGGCGTAGTAACCCAGATTGGCGCCGATGTCGATGCACGTGTCCCCTGCGCGCACGAGCTGCGGCAGGTGGTAAACGTACTCCGTCTCGGGGGCGCGGCGGCCCAGTCCGAGCCGCTGCCAAAGGAAGAACAGGCGGCTCACCGCCCGGAGGTAGCCTTCGAGCGGGAGCGTGCGGTAGAGGATGCGGTGGAGCGTCTTTTTCAAACCGTCAGTTTTTGTAGTTCACCTCGTCGTTCAGCACCTCGACGATGAAGGGGTTGTAGAGCGTTTCGTGGCCGATGGTCGTCTCCGGACCGTGACCGGGATAGACGTGCACCTCTTCGCCCAGCGGAAGCAACGAGTCGAGGATCGAACGCATGATCCACGAGTAGTCGCCGCCCGGCAGGTCCGTGCGGCCGATCGACTCGCGGAAGAGCGTGTCGCCCGTGAAGAGCGCTTTCGCCTGCGGCTCGTAGAACGCCACGTGGCCCGGGGTGTGGCCCGGGGTGGGGATCACGCGGAGGGTCGTCCGTCCGAAGCGGATTTCGGGCGTGCCGTCGAGGTCGATCTCCGCCGGGGGCATCGCGCCCACCTTCACGCCGAAGACCGAGCCGCTCGCCGAGGCGTTGTCCAGCAGGAAGCGGTCCTTGCCCGAGAGGGCGAAGGGAATGCCGTAGCGCTCCTTGAGGTGTCCGACGCCCAGCGTGTGGTCGAAATGGCCGTGGGTGTTGATGGCCATGACGGGTTCGAGCCCGTGTCCGGCGATGAAGTTGTCCAGCGCGGCGTCCTCGCGCGGCGAGGAGTTCCCGGCGTCGATGACGACGCACTGCTTCGTGTCGTCCCAGACGACATAGGTGTTCTCCTGTATGGGATTGAATTGCAGGCAGGCTGTTTTCATGGCGTGTCGCGGTATTTTTCACAAAGGTAGTGTTTTTTGCCGGATTTCGTCCGCCCTCCGCTTTTTTCGCCGCCGCATGGCGCGGCGAAGCCCGCCCCGCGCGATGCGGAGCGGGCTTCGGACGGGGCGGCCGGGCATCCGGCCGGACCCGTGCGCCGTTATTCGGCCGACTGCTCGACGAAGAACTCCCCGCCGCCGTTCTCGTCGTCCATGACCGCGATGCTGCCGTCGGCGTTGATGAAGTGGAAGTGCAGCTCCTCGATCACCGCGTCGTTCGGAAGCCCGAAGAGGTCCTTCGGCCAGAAGAACTTCTCGAAGCGTCCCTCGACGGGCGTCATGCGGTTCTTGTCCCCGGCGGTCTTGATTTCGGTCCTTTGTCCGCCGTCGTGGACGGCCGTGCCGCAGAGGTAGATCTCCGGAGCACCTTCCAGCGCGGTTCCGGAGGGCGAGAAGGTGATGCCGAACACGTCGCCGTAGCGGAACACCGAGGGGGTCGTGGAGAATACCCTGTCGGAGACCGTGAGGGACTTGAACTGCGCGTCCGCATGGCGCTTCTCATCGACGCTGAGGCCGTAGCTGTCGTATCCGTAGCTGTACCCCAGGTAGCAGGTGAGCGGTTCGGAGCCGGTTTTCAGCCGGATGTTCACGTCGGCGTGCACGGGATTGAACTTGGTCTCCGTGTTGTCCGGGTTGGTGATCTTGTCCCAGATTTCGAATGCGGTCGAGGAGCGCCATACGACCCACTCCATCTCCGTCTGCTCCGGGAGGCCGGCGTTGTCGCCCAGCCCCATGACCTGCATGAAGGCTTCGCTCCACGGCTTGCCCGTCTTGGGGTCTTTTTCCCCGGCGGGCATCGGTTCGAGCGGTTCGTTCACGACTTCGGGGTCCCCGTTCTTGTTTTGGCTGTAATCCTTCGTGGTCACGCTGAGCGATGCGGTCTCCGCGGCGTTCCACGCCTTCGGGACGAGCATGGCGAAGACCAGACGTCCCTTGTCGTTCGTGCCCGGCTCGACCCGCAGTTGGGCCGTGATTTCGATTTCGGAGCCGGGCAGGGCCCGTTCGGGCTGGCTGATGTTGTCGAAGTAGAGGCAGGAGACGACGAACAGCGGCAGCGCCGCGGCGAGCGCGCCGAAAAGCAGCTTATGTTTCGTGATTCTTTTCATGGTCGGAAGGTGTTAGAGGCTCTTGAATTTGTATTTGTAGGTCAGCAGGCGGCTGTCCAACCGGAACTCGGTGGTGAATCCGTCCTGTTCGAAGGTGGCCAGCACGGTGTCCGAATCCTTGATGCGCAGCACGTTGGGTGTCACGTCGGAGTCCAGCTCGCAGGCGATCGGCCCCCCCCCTTCGGGTATCAGTCCGGCGAAGGGCGAGAAGGGCACTTCGTCGTTTTCGAATACGACGGTGGTTCCCAGCGGCGAAACGTTGAGCGTCATGCGCAGCGGGGAGAAGTAGTCCAACTTGCCGGAAATGTCCAGGCCGTTCGTGTTGTCGGGGGAGCACAACAGCACCTTGTCCAGCCGGTAGGTGACGGTGTAGGTCTCCGGGTCTTCGCCCGAGGGCGGGGTGTTGTCTTCCGGCTTTTCGACCGGAATGTACGGGAGCGTCGTCTCTTCGTCGCATGAGGAGAATGCACATGCGGAGAGCGCGGCGGCGATCATGATGACGTATTTTTTCATAGCGTATTGATTTTTGGTATGTTCGGTTGGTAGTGCCCCCTTGCCCGGGGGCCGGGGTGTTGCGTTGCTTGTTCCGGGTCTTCAGAGCGTCATAGGCGAAAGCGGTTTTTAAGGGTTCGTTTTTCGGTGGGCGGGTCGTATCTTCGGGCCGTCCGCAGACGGGGTTTCCGTCCCGGGGGCCGCGTCGAGGGCGAATGTCAGGCGGTGGCGGCCGCTCTCCAGCTCCAGTTGCGGCTGTGCGGGGTCGCCCCGGCGGCCGTTGTGGCGCAGCGCGCGCGTTCCGTCGGGCACGGCGGCCGCGGCGGTGACGCCCGGGGGCAGCACGACGTCGATGCGGAGCGTACCCTCGTCGAGCCGCCAGCCGACCTCGATCCGTCCGTAGGGCGTCTCCTTGGCGATCCGGCACCAGGTGACGCCCGCGGGAATCTGCGGGTCGATCCGCACGTGCTCGTAGCCGGGGTGCGCGGGGTCCGTGCGCAGCCCGCCGAGGGCCTGGTAGAACCACGTGCCGATGCCGTTGTAGCAGTTGTGCACGCGGCTGCGCTCGCCGCTCCAGTATTCCCACGTCGTGGTCGCGCCGTGGTCGATCATGTGCAGATAGCCCGGGTAGTCGCGCTGTTTGAGCATCCGGTAGATGAACTCCGGGCAGCGTTCCTCGATGGCCCAGCGCGTGATGAGCGGCACGCCGACCAGTCCGCCGCCGATGTGGTCGCGCATCGCCTCGCGCGTCAGGCGGAAGAGCCTTTCGCGCACGGCGCCGCGGAGCGAGTCGGGGGTGGCCCCCACCAGCATCGGATAGACCATGTCGAGCTGCGAGCCGGTGGCGTAGGTCTGCGTCGCGGGGTCGTAGAACCGCGCGTGGATCGTGCGGTTGAGCGCCTCGCGGCGCGCCTCGAAGCCGTCGGCCTCGTCCGGGCGGCCCGTCAGGCGGGCCATCTGCGCCATCCTGGCGTAGCAGTCGCTGACGAAGCAGTTGTTCACCAGCGATACGGAGGCTTCGTTGCCCGTATCGACGCCCCGCGGCGCGAGCCAGTCGCCGAGGAACCAGTCCCGGTAGGGGGTGTCGGGCCATCGGGTCAGCAGGCCGTCGCGCATGTGCCGCTCGACGTAGCCGATCCACTCCCGCATGGCGGGGTAGTGGCGCTCGACGAGCGAGGGGTCGCCGTAGTTGAGCCACGTCTGCCACGGGGCCATGACCAGGAAACCGCACCAGTAGGGGCCTCCTCCGCCCGCCCCGGCGTTGGGGGCCACGTGCGGCAGGCTGCCTCCCGGACGCATCGCGTCGTCCCACGCCTGCACCCAGTTGGCGTAGAGCGGGGCCACGCCGTAGAGGGTTTGCAGGATCTCGGTCGAGGAGTTGCCGTCGCCGCCGTATCCCGCGCGTTCGAGGTGGGGGCAATCGACCATGTAGCCGTTGTAGGCCAGACACGCCAGCGTGCGGGCGATCATGTCGTGGATGGCGTTCAGGTCGGCGTCCGACGAGGCGAACTCCGCTTCCGGACGGTAGTCGGTGCGGATCGCCAGCGCCCGGAAATCCTCCCGGCGGGGCGTCCGCGCCAGTCCGCGCACCTCGGCGTAGCGGAAGGCGTGGTGGTTGAACTTGTTGGTGAAGCGTTCGCCGTTGCGGTCGCCGCAGGCGATGTAGGTGTCGCGCTGCCGCTGGTCTGCGAGGCTCCCGTCGGGCTCCGTCGCGTCGCTGTACGCGATCTCGACGCGCGCGCCGGGGAGCAGCTCTTCGAAATCGGCCTCCAGCCATCCGGTGACGACCCGTCCGAAGTCGAGCCGCCAGACGCCGGGGGCCGTTTCGCGCAGTTCGTGCGGCAGCAGCCGCTCCTGCACGCGGTCGGGCTGGACCGTCTGGGGCGTTGCGCGGTGGCCGGGCTTGTCGCGTGCGATCACCGGCCGCCAGTCGAGCGCGGCCAGATCGTCCGGAGCCATCGAGCGCGGGTTGCGCCGCGCATCGACCTCCTCGCCGCCGAAGTCGAGGGCGTTCCACGACCCCGTGTCGCGGTAGCCGCTCAGCGCCGCGCGCCAGGAGAGGTCCGTGCGGCAGACGGTCTGCCACGTGCCGTCGGTCCGCGTGTCGATCTGCGCCCGCACGAGCGGTTCGGTGTAGGGCTCGTCGGGCTGCCAGCGGCCGAACGTGCCGCGTTTGTACCATCCCTGTCCGAGCCAGATCACCACCTCGTTCACGCCTTCGCGCAGGTAGGGCGCGGCGTCGTAGGTCACCCACAGCGAGCGTTTGTCGAGCTGCGAGAGGGCCGGAGCGAGGCAGGCGTCGCCCGCCTTGCGGCCGTTGATCCAGACTTCGTGGTAACCCAGCGAATTGACGTGCAGCAGGGCCGCATCCCCCGTTTCGGGGAGGTCGAACCTCCGGCGCAGCAGCACGGCCGTGGCTCCCGAGCCTTCGAGGCCGATGAACCGTCCGGCGACGGCCGCCGGGTCCGTGAGGCCGACGCCGAAGCGGGCGATCGGGGAGACGACGCGCCTGCCGCCCTTTTCGGTGCGGACCGTGACGCGCCACCAGCACTGCGTGCGGGCCCCGAGCGGACGGCCCCCGTAGGGAACCGCCACCGAGCGCGGGGAGCGCACCTCGCCCGAATCCCAGAGGTCGGCCTTCCCGGCGGCGAGCAGCAGGCTGTCCGAGGCGACCTCGATGCGGTAGCTGCGCTGCGCGTCGCCCTGCCGGCCGGAACGCAGTTGCCACCCCAGCCGGGGCGCGGCGACGCCGATGGCCGGCGGGTCGGTCAGCCCCTCGCACGTGAGCCGTTCGAGGCGGGGCGTATCCCGCCGCTCCGGCCGCCGGGAGGTCTCCCGCGGTCCCGCTTCCGGAACCTCGCCGGCCGGTGCGGTTGCGAACGCATCGGCGGCGGTGAGGCCGAGCAGCAGGAGTGCGTATGGAAGGATTCTCTTCATCGGTTCGAGTCGTTTTCGGTCCGTTTCGCCTCCGGGCCGGGCAGCCGCGTTCCGGCCGCCCGGCGGGGGCGTACGTTGAGGGGCCTGCCTTTATTCTGCGCCTTCCGTTTCCGTGTCGGGTTGCGTTTGTCCGTCGTCCTCCGTATCCGTGTCGTAAACGTGTTCCCAGTTATAGACGCGGAAGAAGAACGGGCGGTAGAAGTCGGCGCTGCCCACGCGGTTGAAGTTGTCCCAGAAGTTGTTCGGATCGCTGTTGGTCGAGAAGACCAGCTCGCCCTGCCGCGAGAGCGCCGGGTGGAGGTTGATCATGTACCAGCGCTGGGGATAGGGGTTGCCCAGCTTGTCGAGCGTGGCGGGCAGCGTGAAGAGCAGCGTGCGGTCGGTGAAGGGCCCGTAAGGCTTTTCGCTGCGGTAGATGTAGATGTCGCGGCCGAAGGGGAAGCCCTCCATGCACATGTAGTAGGTTCCGTCCTTCTCGAACACCCACGGCATCGATCCCGACTCGGCGGTGATGTACGAACGCTCCATCTCCTCGTCGGTCGGCACGGTGCTCTGCCACTGGTAGTCGCCGCTCAGGTCGCGGATGTAGTAGCTCCACGGGCTGCCCAGGTCGAGCGTCTCGGTGCGGGCCACCAGCACGCGCGAGACGAGCCCCTCCTGCTTGGTCGTGTAGAGATAGATGTGCCCTTCCTTCGTGTCCTCGAACATGGTCGAGCCGTAGCCCAGCCCGTCGGCCTTGAAGTCGTAGTCGGTCGAGAGTACCGACATGTAGGTGTCGTCGCCGGGCTCGCCGTCGAGCGAATACTCCCGCAGGCAGCCGTCGATGTTCTTCAGTGCGCCGGGTTCCACGCCCGTCCAGAGCATCTGCAGGATCTT from Alistipes dispar carries:
- the lpxB gene encoding lipid-A-disaccharide synthase — translated: MKYYLIAGEPSGDLHGANLIEGLKKADPAAEFRFWGGDRMAAAGGAENLRKHYRETSFFGIVQVLKNLRTIRRQMRECQEDVAAWRPDVLVAVDYPGFNMKMARWAKEHGIRVFYYIAPKVWAWREWRVKAIREYVDRLFVIFPFERDYFPRHGIRPVFEGNPLVDAIEARRPSLPSPAEFRRKHALDDRPIVALVAGSRRGEIRDNLPLMVRLAGRFPEYQFVVTGVPWLERALYDRYLAGSGIRCVCDQTYETIAAAEAAVVTSGTATLETALLGTPEVVVYRTLWFQVKLQPYVLKVPWVSLVNLNLGREAVAEIIQSDLSIERAERELRAILPGGSGRARMLADLAELRAVIGGPGASERFARRMVGELRDDTKQ
- the trmD gene encoding tRNA (guanosine(37)-N1)-methyltransferase TrmD codes for the protein MRIDIISSVPDLLASPLNESILKRAQEKGLVEIVVHNLHDYAHDRRKTTDDYPFGGEAGMVMKCEPVFELVEKLREERTYDEIIYTSPDGVRYDQHEANRLSTLGNIVILCGHYKGIDHRIREHLITREISIGDYVLTGGELAACIIADSVVRLIPGAIGDEASALTDSFQDNLLAPPVYTRPAEFRGWRVPDVLLSGDFARIARWQDEQAWERTERLRPDLLDDGNRNEAPKTPER
- a CDS encoding ion transporter, coding for MHQYDRLQRILTGKPFHYTVMFFIVASIAAVIGSSFETMRPYRHLLFGINYLASFVFLVEYVLRIVAAPARYPGRSPFRARVRYLFSFYGAVDFVAVLPFLLVYLFKDTPSVHIITLAYIFIVFKLIRHSRSFRFIGEVLSAVREELVTAYTACGIMVCFSAILMYYIERNAQPEAFANIGDGLWWSIVAFTTVGYGDIYPITPLGKLLSSLISLIGIAMIAIPTGIISSSFINLLQQKNKKE
- a CDS encoding FkbM family methyltransferase codes for the protein MKKTLHRILYRTLPLEGYLRAVSRLFFLWQRLGLGRRAPETEYVYHLPQLVRAGDTCIDIGANLGYYARTISRLAGPAGRVYAVEPVAPIRKVLSRNLRRCGNTEILPFALGAAAGPVRMGNDSARENGYFGTGRNFVNEGGGRSDVEFTAEMRRGSELFARLPRLDFIKCDIEGYEAVVMEEMRPLLERFRPTVLIETGGENRPRIVRLFTRLGYAGYTLDRGREIPLSPGSTKDIIFRPGAERPEDR
- a CDS encoding MBL fold metallo-hydrolase → MKTACLQFNPIQENTYVVWDDTKQCVVIDAGNSSPREDAALDNFIAGHGLEPVMAINTHGHFDHTLGVGHLKERYGIPFALSGKDRFLLDNASASGSVFGVKVGAMPPAEIDLDGTPEIRFGRTTLRVIPTPGHTPGHVAFYEPQAKALFTGDTLFRESIGRTDLPGGDYSWIMRSILDSLLPLGEEVHVYPGHGPETTIGHETLYNPFIVEVLNDEVNYKN
- a CDS encoding DUF4961 domain-containing protein, producing MKRITKHKLLFGALAAALPLFVVSCLYFDNISQPERALPGSEIEITAQLRVEPGTNDKGRLVFAMLVPKAWNAAETASLSVTTKDYSQNKNGDPEVVNEPLEPMPAGEKDPKTGKPWSEAFMQVMGLGDNAGLPEQTEMEWVVWRSSTAFEIWDKITNPDNTETKFNPVHADVNIRLKTGSEPLTCYLGYSYGYDSYGLSVDEKRHADAQFKSLTVSDRVFSTTPSVFRYGDVFGITFSPSGTALEGAPEIYLCGTAVHDGGQRTEIKTAGDKNRMTPVEGRFEKFFWPKDLFGLPNDAVIEELHFHFINADGSIAVMDDENGGGEFFVEQSAE
- a CDS encoding family 78 glycoside hydrolase catalytic domain; the encoded protein is MKRILPYALLLLGLTAADAFATAPAGEVPEAGPRETSRRPERRDTPRLERLTCEGLTDPPAIGVAAPRLGWQLRSGRQGDAQRSYRIEVASDSLLLAAGKADLWDSGEVRSPRSVAVPYGGRPLGARTQCWWRVTVRTEKGGRRVVSPIARFGVGLTDPAAVAGRFIGLEGSGATAVLLRRRFDLPETGDAALLHVNSLGYHEVWINGRKAGDACLAPALSQLDKRSLWVTYDAAPYLREGVNEVVIWLGQGWYKRGTFGRWQPDEPYTEPLVRAQIDTRTDGTWQTVCRTDLSWRAALSGYRDTGSWNALDFGGEEVDARRNPRSMAPDDLAALDWRPVIARDKPGHRATPQTVQPDRVQERLLPHELRETAPGVWRLDFGRVVTGWLEADFEELLPGARVEIAYSDATEPDGSLADQRQRDTYIACGDRNGERFTNKFNHHAFRYAEVRGLARTPRREDFRALAIRTDYRPEAEFASSDADLNAIHDMIARTLACLAYNGYMVDCPHLERAGYGGDGNSSTEILQTLYGVAPLYANWVQAWDDAMRPGGSLPHVAPNAGAGGGGPYWCGFLVMAPWQTWLNYGDPSLVERHYPAMREWIGYVERHMRDGLLTRWPDTPYRDWFLGDWLAPRGVDTGNEASVSLVNNCFVSDCYARMAQMARLTGRPDEADGFEARREALNRTIHARFYDPATQTYATGSQLDMVYPMLVGATPDSLRGAVRERLFRLTREAMRDHIGGGLVGVPLITRWAIEERCPEFIYRMLKQRDYPGYLHMIDHGATTTWEYWSGERSRVHNCYNGIGTWFYQALGGLRTDPAHPGYEHVRIDPQIPAGVTWCRIAKETPYGRIEVGWRLDEGTLRIDVVLPPGVTAAAAVPDGTRALRHNGRRGDPAQPQLELESGRHRLTFALDAAPGTETPSADGPKIRPAHRKTNP
- a CDS encoding DUF5005 domain-containing protein produces the protein MKKHIITLCAAGLCAGSLAACNDFDNPAIPYDEAPEAPEALTPPTIDPSWNLQLMPDEGGQDPHVFVYKDKRYDALFTRTLGWNGGDGVLTTALPDGNVFWSFNDSFYGVVDGETRARGACSFPRNSLMIQKGATIASGTETDDDLVWLADYVQTTDPSADRYYQARTHIRHPKASLSDEEIEKGEIDQDFCYWAGDAVIYDDPARGKILQMLWTGVEPGALKNIDGCLREYSLDGEPGDDTYMSVLSTDYDFKADGLGYGSTMFEDTKEGHIYLYTTKQEGLVSRVLVARTETLDLGSPWSYYIRDLSGDYQWQSTVPTDEEMERSYITAESGSMPWVFEKDGTYYMCMEGFPFGRDIYIYRSEKPYGPFTDRTLLFTLPATLDKLGNPYPQRWYMINLHPALSRQGELVFSTNSDPNNFWDNFNRVGSADFYRPFFFRVYNWEHVYDTDTEDDGQTQPDTETEGAE